A single Xenopus laevis strain J_2021 chromosome 3S, Xenopus_laevis_v10.1, whole genome shotgun sequence DNA region contains:
- the LOC108704135 gene encoding uncharacterized protein LOC108704135, producing MAAVVDKSNKGENVSIWLINYIKNHGGPYEIPQECKDSWDLMKIFIADSVFDKKTKESKRKGMVLQGLLSCCLKMEEIVKQKDNDFTEQTDRYETLLKESNEKISELRLHAITTGEALIEKANLCDRLTRTNDELSVKIQDVEKELEEHKHAVNIAFDKVGEKSDQLCQNNISKFKEHKQIYPGNELDQASSFPAAPVVTTTVLNTDNSGEVQLISKQLKPQEMDAIVREIGQVPRYDINRFMKWFCELKMVRETYNLNIDDIDRILQRVLGNGLWVRIVQNCGQQRRTRDVFREMLRALYGITLNVSLSGKIKQMKQECPYELCDRIATVMDQLMTGNPGFEHGGLLHRVMLLEALEEDVREGILSVTPDPTDLKDMLLRADNLWRKRSRKESFAVDAARIFRVEGQQKKEYAGFRGPQRGNRAYNSEWQRERGKYEQEKKDRAPKQSWIPFSQLKREHDKLKMEYDTIRAERDLLKLNVSVLEAELSKLRCVSLTTSGVTDQGGGIQHRAINL from the coding sequence atggctgcAGTTGTTGATAAAAGCAATAAGGGAGAAAATGTCAGCATAtggttaataaattatattaaaaaccaTGGGGGACCATATGAAATCCCACAGGAATGTAAAGATTCATGGGATTTAATGAAAATTTTTATAGCTGACAGTGTTTTTGATAAGAAAACTAAGGAATCAAAACGTAAAGGAATGGTCCTTCAGGGATTATTGTCCTGTTGTTTAAAAATGGaagaaattgttaaacaaaaggaTAATGATTTTACAGAACAGACTGACAGGTATGAAACTTTGCTGAAAGAGTCAAATGAAAAGATTTCTGAGTTAAGATTGCATGCCATTACTACTGGTGAAGCATTAATTGAAAAGGCCAATCTGTGTGACCGTTTAACAAGAACAAATGATGAATTGTCAGTGAAAATACAGGATGTAGAGAAGGAGCTGGAGGAACACAAACATGCAGTAAATATTGCTTTTGATAAAGTTGGTGAAAAATCTGATCAACTTTGTCAAAACAATATTTCCAAATTTAAAGAGCACAAACAAATTTATCCAGGGAATGAATTGGATCAAGCATctagtttcccagcagcccctgttgTCACTACCACTGTATTAAACACTGACAATTCAGGTGAGGTACAACTCATATCAAAGCAATTAAAGCCTCAGGAGATGGATGCTATTGTTAGAGAGATTGGGCAGGTACCACGATATGACATAAATAGGTTCATGAAATGGTTCTGTGAATTAAAAATGGTTAGAGAAACATATAACCTGAATATAGACGATATAGATAGAATCTTACAAAGAGTTCTTGGAAATGGTTTGTGGGTTAGGATTGTACAAAACTGTGGACAGCAGCGAAGGACAAGGGATGTTTTTAGAGAAATGCTGAGAGCGTTGTATGGCATTACTTTAAATGTGTCATTGTCTGGTAAGATTAAACAGATGAAACAGGAATGTCCATATGAACTATGTGATAGGATAGCCACAGTGATGGATCAATTGATGACTGGTAATCCAGGATTTGAACATGGTGGCTTACTCCATCGAGTGATGTTGTTGGAGGCTTTAGAAGAGGATGTCAGGGAAGGAATATTATCAGTCACACCTGACCCTACTGATTTAAAAGACATGTTATTAAGGGCAGATAATTTGTGGAGGAAAAGGAGTAGAAAGGAAAGTTTTGCAGTTGATGCCGCTAGAATTTTTAGGGTAGAAGGACAACAAAAGAAAGAGTATGCTGGTTTTAGAGGGCCTCAGCGAGGGAATAGAGCTTACAATTCAGAATGGCAGAGAGAAAGAgggaaatatgaacaggagaagaAAGATAGGGCTCCTAAACAATCCTGGATACCCTTTTCCCAACTGAAAAGAGAGCATGACAAGCTTAAAATGGAATATGATACCATAAGGGCTGAGAGAGATCTCTTGAAACTAAACGTTTCTGTGCTGGAGGCAGAATTGTCCAAATTAAGGTGTGTCTCTCTTACAACTTCTGGTGTTACAGACCAAGGGGGAGGTATTCAACACAGAGCTATAAACCTGTGA
- the LOC108712647 gene encoding uncharacterized protein LOC108712647, translating to MLSFREPTHRFQTGDLVLVRRLHPRKGETPYGQPTTVLAITRTAVLTAESHQWIHASRLKKAPLRPARSDVDLPCWPYPVFAPGNGGRVCFVLAGSFIGMSIILMLVTGVYKLIEMYQPGAAGPRLFQRDLHSHLINSDSFAANSLIRMHLTAAATLNISKCWICTHSPTSSKHLPYIAQPLSLEDIVTMPNGTITSDRFNNTRTRLEIAGFSQPPILCYNKSYEIEGEIPITVCGTGRQRHCVTHMIATNPVGRIDCSKASFIYSVDLQQALRHDHPKDRESFVDKGNNSLFNQMMKLDCSDCSF from the exons ATGCTCAGTTTTCGG GAACCAACCCATCGCTTTCAAACAGGGGATCTGGTTCTCGTCCGACGACTACATCCAAGGAAAGGTGAAACCCCATACGGACAGCCTACAACGGTCCTGGCCATCACGCGTACTGCTGTGCTGACTGCAGAAAGCCACCAATGGATCCACGCCAGTCGTCTAAAGAAGGCACCCCTTCGCCCAGCCCGAAGCGACGTCGACCTCCCTTGTTGGCCCTATCCCGTCTTTGCCCCTGGCAATGGAGGAAGAGTGTGCTTCGTTCTCGCTGGATCTTTTATCGGAATGAGCATAATCCTTATGCTTGTTACAGGCGTGTACAAGTTGATCGAGATGTACCAACCAGGGGCAGCTGGCCCTCGCCTCTTCCAACGAGACCTCCATTCTCATCTGATTAACTCTGATTCCTTTGCAGCAAACTCCCTTATCCGGATGCACCTGACTGCCGCAGCAACATTGAACATCTCTAAGTGTTGGATTTGCACTCACTCTCCTACTTCTTCCAAGCATCTTCCTTATATTGCCCAGCCATTGTCTCTTGAGGACATTGTTACTATGCCCAATGGAACCATAACTTCAGACCGTTTCAATAACACACGTACTCGTTTAGAGATTGCAGGTTTTTCACAACCACCAATATTGTGCTACAATAAGTCATATGAGATAGAGGGAGAAATCCCTATTACCGTGTGTGGCACAGGGAGACAACGACACTGTGTTACCCATATGATTGCTACCAACCCAGTTGGTCGCATAGACTGTTCTAAAGCATCCTTCATTTACTCAGTTGACCTTCAACAGGCTCTTAGGCATGACCATCCAAAAGATAGAGAGTCTTTTGttgataaaggaaataattcattatttaatcAAATGATGAAACTTGATTGTTCTGATTGTTCGTTTTAA